From a single Aggregatilinea lenta genomic region:
- a CDS encoding universal stress protein yields MFLEHILVLFDQPVISPQLLSHAAKIAKASEASITLLNVLDPTASGPHEQFVDPFQWHMLKTEAESSLNKVAEQLQQLGLQVQTAILENWSVERILRYAQDNHMDLIAVTKHGTSIGEKLHTLLRSIDVPMLIAPSTEQVSDEITTRGYQKILVPLDGSQRAEFVLPVAANLAKASDAALLLAHVVRKPEMPSRTLASPEDFELLDRLVERNRAEAMKYLEQLVSRVDAKAEPRLLVSDKVSIALHNLVQQESVDLVVFSAHGYSSEPQWPYGSIAYNLISYINQPLLVIQDFPTSDISMSQHNVPIREKSSRL; encoded by the coding sequence ATGTTTCTGGAGCATATCCTTGTTCTATTCGATCAACCTGTGATTTCACCGCAGTTGCTGTCACACGCAGCAAAGATCGCTAAAGCGAGTGAGGCTTCCATCACACTGCTGAATGTATTGGATCCCACCGCATCAGGCCCTCACGAGCAGTTTGTCGACCCGTTCCAATGGCACATGCTCAAAACGGAAGCGGAATCCAGCCTCAATAAGGTCGCTGAACAACTTCAACAGCTTGGGTTACAGGTGCAGACGGCGATTCTGGAAAACTGGTCGGTTGAACGCATCCTCAGGTATGCCCAGGATAACCACATGGATTTGATCGCGGTCACCAAACACGGAACCAGCATTGGAGAAAAGCTTCATACGCTGTTGCGGTCCATCGATGTTCCAATGCTTATTGCCCCTTCTACAGAACAGGTTTCAGATGAAATCACGACGCGCGGCTACCAGAAAATACTGGTCCCCTTAGATGGATCTCAACGAGCGGAGTTTGTGCTGCCGGTAGCTGCTAACTTAGCCAAGGCGTCCGATGCTGCTTTGCTGCTGGCTCATGTCGTGCGTAAACCAGAGATGCCCAGCCGAACTCTCGCTTCACCCGAAGATTTTGAGCTGCTGGATCGCCTTGTCGAGCGAAACCGCGCCGAGGCCATGAAGTATCTGGAACAGCTCGTGTCAAGGGTGGACGCTAAGGCGGAGCCGCGCCTGCTGGTCAGCGATAAAGTGAGCATCGCCCTGCACAATCTGGTACAGCAAGAAAGCGTGGATCTGGTTGTTTTTAGTGCTCACGGGTATTCGAGCGAGCCGCAGTGGCCCTACGGCAGCATCGCCTATAACCTCATCAGTTATATCAACCAACCCCTGTTGGTCATCCAGGATTTTCCTACCAGCGATATCTCGATGAGCCAACACAACGTCCCGATCAGAGAGAAATCCAGCAGGTTGTAA
- a CDS encoding GlsB/YeaQ/YmgE family stress response membrane protein, with translation MDQMEFFTWLIAGAIAGWLAGKVMGTSRQQGLLLDIVVGIAGALIGGFLFRQFGTEDPDLNIWSILVAFAGAVVLLGVIRVVSGRRKRHT, from the coding sequence ATGGATCAGATGGAATTTTTCACCTGGTTGATTGCCGGGGCGATTGCGGGCTGGCTCGCAGGTAAGGTCATGGGGACCAGTCGCCAACAGGGCTTGCTGCTTGACATCGTTGTGGGGATCGCTGGCGCGTTGATTGGTGGTTTTCTGTTTCGCCAATTTGGCACAGAGGACCCAGATCTCAATATCTGGAGCATCCTCGTTGCTTTTGCGGGGGCCGTTGTGCTGTTAGGTGTGATCCGCGTGGTTAGCGGGCGCCGAAAACGTCACACCTAA
- a CDS encoding CsbD family protein, which translates to MTVTKDWNEIASRWTRFSRDIKKKWGDLTDDEVMQINGRRDILAEKIHEKYGIAVEEADKQIDAWADKLKG; encoded by the coding sequence ATGACAGTGACTAAGGATTGGAATGAGATCGCAAGTAGGTGGACGCGCTTCAGCCGGGACATCAAGAAAAAATGGGGCGACCTGACGGATGACGAAGTCATGCAGATCAACGGCAGACGGGACATCCTGGCAGAAAAGATCCATGAGAAATATGGCATCGCCGTGGAAGAGGCCGACAAGCAAATAGACGCGTGGGCCGACAAGCTGAAAGGGTAG
- a CDS encoding magnesium transporter CorA family protein, which yields MIRSLVITPNADSSVDPVILHRNLAQDNLEKRLAEGCTMWIDIVTPESEEVRWLESWLQLSPHVVEDLLREDRRPTLLVYPRYLFLSLFQPYVPGSGNGVVGREIHCIIGEHFYVTVRQADASAVEAAYDRVAQNPGSWPRGAAYFLYLTAQHVIDTYYPLLDRINNQLNDLEEKLLNDGGDKQAQKSVYRIRQRLIGLRQMIAPQREVLSNLMGEQRVSGDDDIRDLFRHLYGRLLGIYDVIDSQRDLANNALDIIAQQQSHKVGQAVNRLTIISMVFLPFTFFVSFFDSNFFVVDRSVILPINGLALSVVVTLMMIAAIAAMRMVFQRRDWV from the coding sequence GTGATACGTTCGTTGGTCATTACTCCCAACGCTGATTCTTCAGTCGATCCGGTCATCCTGCATCGTAATCTGGCGCAGGACAACCTGGAAAAGCGGCTCGCCGAAGGCTGCACCATGTGGATTGACATCGTCACGCCGGAATCAGAGGAAGTTCGCTGGCTTGAAAGTTGGCTGCAATTGTCACCCCACGTTGTGGAAGATTTATTGCGAGAAGATCGCCGTCCAACCTTGCTGGTATACCCGCGCTATCTTTTCCTGTCACTCTTTCAGCCCTATGTGCCCGGCAGTGGAAACGGGGTCGTCGGTCGAGAAATTCACTGCATCATCGGTGAACATTTCTACGTCACGGTTCGCCAGGCGGATGCTTCCGCCGTAGAAGCGGCCTACGATCGGGTGGCTCAGAACCCCGGTTCCTGGCCCCGTGGAGCGGCTTATTTCCTCTATCTCACCGCGCAGCACGTGATTGATACCTACTATCCCCTGCTGGATCGTATCAACAACCAGTTGAACGATCTCGAAGAGAAACTCTTGAATGACGGTGGGGACAAACAAGCGCAAAAATCGGTTTATCGAATCAGACAACGTCTCATCGGCCTCCGGCAGATGATCGCCCCACAGCGCGAAGTACTCTCGAATCTTATGGGCGAACAGCGTGTCTCCGGCGACGACGATATTCGCGATCTGTTCCGTCACCTGTATGGGCGGCTGCTGGGTATTTATGATGTGATTGACTCGCAGCGCGACCTCGCCAACAATGCGCTGGACATCATCGCTCAGCAGCAGTCGCATAAGGTGGGGCAGGCGGTCAATCGCCTCACGATCATTTCGATGGTGTTTCTGCCCTTCACGTTTTTCGTAAGCTTTTTTGATTCGAATTTCTTCGTTGTCGACAGATCCGTGATTTTGCCAATTAATGGCTTGGCCCTTTCTGTTGTTGTGACGCTAATGATGATCGCAGCCATTGCGGCTATGCGCATGGTTTTTCAGCGGCGCGACTGGGTTTGA
- a CDS encoding GlsB/YeaQ/YmgE family stress response membrane protein: MDQMGFVAWLIVGAIAGWLASKVMKTSRQQGLLMDIVVGILGAFVGGFLFEQFGSTGTTGFDIWSIFVAFTGAVVLLVGIRLLTGRRKLFS, from the coding sequence ATGGATCAGATGGGATTTGTCGCCTGGTTGATTGTCGGGGCGATTGCCGGATGGCTCGCCAGCAAAGTCATGAAGACGAGTCGTCAGCAGGGTCTGCTCATGGATATCGTGGTGGGTATCCTCGGCGCGTTTGTCGGGGGTTTTCTGTTTGAGCAGTTCGGTTCGACAGGTACGACAGGTTTCGATATCTGGAGCATCTTTGTCGCTTTTACCGGGGCGGTGGTGCTGTTGGTTGGGATCCGCTTGCTGACCGGACGCCGAAAGCTCTTTTCCTAA
- a CDS encoding GlsB/YeaQ/YmgE family stress response membrane protein: MEPMGLLAWIVVGLISGWLASKVVPSRFGLIGDTVIGMVGALVGGFLFEQFGSSGTSGLNIWSILVAFVGAVVLLILIRAVSRQGTASA; this comes from the coding sequence ATGGAGCCGATGGGATTGCTCGCTTGGATTGTGGTGGGATTGATTTCAGGCTGGCTGGCAAGCAAAGTGGTACCGAGCCGCTTCGGGCTGATCGGCGACACGGTGATCGGTATGGTGGGCGCGTTGGTCGGTGGTTTTCTGTTTGAGCAGTTTGGCTCATCCGGTACGTCGGGTCTCAACATCTGGAGTATCTTGGTCGCTTTCGTCGGGGCGGTCGTGCTGCTGATCTTGATCCGTGCGGTCAGTCGGCAGGGAACGGCCAGCGCCTAA
- a CDS encoding SRPBCC family protein: protein MTTFEKSIQIAAPPEEVWTCLIDPTWIQKWWTALREYHYASERKTGVGMTFVVEEKIGMGPLLKIMFEVTKWKQPAHIMFKMVSGTGAESYEISWTLEPAEGGTLFNYVENLTLSDGFMDKVWSKLGRRSGMGHIEGYLRNLKTLAESRAAAAAQRAAV, encoded by the coding sequence ATGACAACGTTTGAGAAATCGATCCAGATCGCGGCACCGCCGGAAGAGGTATGGACATGCCTGATCGATCCTACCTGGATACAAAAATGGTGGACGGCGCTGCGTGAGTATCACTATGCAAGTGAACGGAAGACGGGTGTAGGAATGACATTTGTGGTCGAAGAGAAAATCGGGATGGGACCACTGCTCAAGATCATGTTTGAAGTTACCAAGTGGAAGCAACCAGCTCATATCATGTTCAAGATGGTGTCTGGTACTGGCGCGGAGAGTTACGAAATCTCGTGGACCCTGGAACCTGCTGAGGGCGGCACGTTGTTTAACTACGTGGAGAACTTGACGCTGTCCGATGGGTTTATGGACAAGGTGTGGAGCAAGTTGGGGCGACGCTCCGGCATGGGACACATCGAAGGGTATCTGCGCAACCTGAAGACCCTCGCCGAATCACGGGCAGCGGCGGCGGCACAACGCGCAGCTGTCTGA
- a CDS encoding SPFH domain-containing protein, with translation MRTLRGPIYTLRPYERGIQETLGKYNRFVMPGLGFQVPFVHILRVRDVREHTMDIEPQPVITKDNVEITVDGVMWVRPTVDEEGIKRTFYNIDDWKRAVIQLAMTNLRQEFGELSLDESLVAREKIANNLQRILNTFAVEWGLTVSKVEIRLIDPPDDIKRAMHKQKTAEQERRSMKLLATGEFEAAQQQKLALIQRAEGEREAVIQVAQGKAEAIRLVNEAAEKYFVGNAQTLKQLEMVETSLRDNTKVVITEHGISPTLLLGSVPISAPGEKQNGRDLNK, from the coding sequence ATGAGGACATTACGCGGCCCAATCTACACGTTACGTCCCTACGAGCGGGGTATTCAGGAAACCCTGGGCAAATATAACCGGTTCGTGATGCCTGGGCTGGGATTTCAAGTTCCGTTTGTTCACATCCTCCGCGTGCGCGATGTGCGTGAGCATACGATGGATATCGAGCCTCAGCCGGTGATTACGAAAGACAACGTTGAAATCACGGTAGACGGGGTTATGTGGGTGCGTCCGACCGTTGATGAAGAAGGGATCAAACGTACTTTCTATAATATCGACGATTGGAAGCGTGCGGTCATCCAGTTGGCGATGACGAATCTGCGCCAGGAGTTTGGCGAATTATCGCTGGATGAGAGCCTCGTGGCGCGTGAGAAAATTGCCAACAATTTGCAGCGCATCCTGAACACTTTCGCCGTCGAGTGGGGGCTGACCGTCAGCAAGGTGGAAATCCGCTTGATTGATCCGCCCGATGACATCAAGCGAGCCATGCACAAACAGAAAACCGCCGAGCAAGAACGGCGGTCCATGAAACTGCTGGCAACGGGCGAGTTCGAGGCAGCCCAACAGCAGAAATTGGCGCTCATCCAGCGCGCTGAAGGAGAGCGTGAAGCCGTGATCCAGGTCGCGCAGGGCAAGGCTGAAGCCATTCGCCTGGTGAATGAGGCGGCGGAGAAGTATTTCGTCGGCAATGCCCAAACCCTCAAGCAGCTGGAGATGGTCGAAACCTCGCTGCGGGATAACACAAAGGTCGTCATCACCGAGCACGGTATCAGCCCGACTCTTCTGTTAGGCAGTGTGCCGATCAGTGCACCGGGTGAGAAACAAAACGGACGCGACTTAAACAAGTAG
- a CDS encoding ATP-binding protein gives MIADSAPLHLHLLGPPEVRLGEKLLTFPTRKTLALLIYLALEGGSQPREHLATLLWPDASPERSHASLRNTLSHLQIALRQPDGQSQTLYLAVTHQTLALNPDAEIDLDLKALERAYAVALTDRSSRMPPESLASLPLLESAAARHRGDFLTGFSLGDAPEFDNWAAFQREVWRRRLGLILDRLSEIQFASGDFASAAESASNWIALDTLNEVAYRRKMRAHFAAGERGQALETYNACRTALVDELGVEPEPDTEALAARLRSQNPQFRPAPLSDTPVSCLENLFAGRNIEHQALIERYEHAAAGRPQVVMLRGEAGIGKTRLAREFLAWASAQGAEVLQGGAFESSSHMPFQPLVEALRLWLRRENAPKDLLENAWLSRLCQLLPELCDRYPELPPVQLDAETDQTKIFEPFARLTLALAHRVPLVLFVDDAQWADSATLDLLHYAIRRWRESAARIMLLVSLRSEALHPMTQPSQAGLIEWLEHVEHELALYHLELDPLSETDTVQMILSILSPPAADFAEWVFHESRGQPFYLMETLQDLLERGALHPKRRTADTWVFEVDAEHDLGKAVRVPSTVRAVIRSRLYRLSPNAFTLLTAGAILEHRITFERLCIISNVTEDEGLPALDELVSGRFLLEAGQHGTAGAYAFANDMIRDVVYTEAGDARRRLFHRRTLDVLKATKDSAAVLAHHALAAGLTEAAFRHGLAAGQEALRVGATNDAIAHFEKARQLDREGTFAGAELESHRRDLYLQLGRAYELGGQHEQALVNYTELERLTPNQKNSDTTIDC, from the coding sequence GTGATCGCCGATTCCGCCCCCTTACATCTCCATTTGCTGGGACCTCCAGAAGTACGCCTTGGTGAAAAGCTATTGACGTTCCCCACGCGCAAGACGCTGGCACTGCTAATTTATCTGGCACTTGAGGGAGGATCACAACCACGCGAGCACCTGGCAACCCTCCTCTGGCCAGACGCAAGTCCCGAACGCAGCCACGCCTCGCTACGCAACACACTCAGCCACCTGCAAATTGCCTTGCGCCAACCTGACGGCCAGAGCCAGACTTTGTATCTCGCCGTCACGCACCAAACGCTGGCGCTGAACCCCGACGCCGAAATCGACCTTGACTTGAAGGCACTGGAACGCGCCTATGCCGTGGCCCTTACAGACCGTTCGAGCCGGATGCCGCCGGAGAGCCTGGCCAGTCTGCCCCTTTTAGAGTCAGCCGCCGCCCGCCATCGTGGCGATTTTCTCACCGGATTTTCGCTCGGGGATGCACCCGAGTTTGACAATTGGGCCGCCTTCCAACGGGAAGTTTGGCGACGACGCCTGGGCCTGATCCTTGATCGACTATCCGAGATCCAGTTTGCGAGCGGTGATTTCGCCAGTGCTGCTGAAAGCGCATCGAACTGGATCGCCCTCGATACGCTGAATGAGGTTGCCTACCGCCGTAAGATGCGCGCTCACTTCGCGGCTGGCGAGCGCGGCCAGGCCCTGGAGACCTATAACGCGTGCCGGACCGCACTCGTGGATGAGTTGGGCGTGGAACCTGAGCCGGACACGGAGGCGTTGGCGGCGCGTCTTCGCAGTCAAAATCCCCAGTTTCGCCCTGCGCCCCTATCAGACACCCCAGTTTCCTGCCTGGAAAACCTATTTGCAGGACGCAACATCGAGCATCAGGCGTTAATTGAGCGCTACGAACATGCTGCCGCAGGTCGACCTCAGGTCGTGATGCTGCGCGGCGAGGCAGGAATCGGCAAAACCCGTCTGGCCAGGGAGTTCCTGGCCTGGGCCAGCGCGCAAGGGGCTGAAGTGTTGCAAGGAGGTGCTTTTGAGAGCAGCAGCCACATGCCGTTTCAACCGTTGGTTGAAGCGCTCCGGCTGTGGCTCAGGCGCGAAAACGCGCCAAAAGATCTCCTAGAAAACGCGTGGTTGTCCCGGCTGTGTCAACTTCTGCCAGAATTGTGCGACCGCTATCCTGAACTGCCGCCTGTACAACTGGACGCAGAGACAGACCAGACAAAGATCTTCGAGCCGTTCGCACGCTTAACACTGGCCCTGGCCCATCGTGTGCCGCTGGTCCTGTTTGTGGACGACGCGCAATGGGCAGATAGTGCGACGTTGGATCTGCTGCACTATGCCATCCGGCGGTGGCGCGAGAGTGCGGCGCGGATCATGCTGCTGGTCAGCCTCCGTTCTGAAGCTCTGCATCCGATGACCCAGCCCTCACAAGCTGGCCTTATCGAGTGGCTGGAACATGTGGAGCATGAGTTAGCGCTCTATCATCTCGAGCTGGACCCTTTAAGTGAGACAGACACCGTGCAGATGATACTTTCCATCCTGTCGCCACCTGCTGCTGACTTCGCCGAGTGGGTATTCCACGAGTCGCGCGGGCAGCCGTTTTACTTGATGGAGACATTGCAGGATTTGCTCGAACGTGGCGCGCTCCATCCGAAACGGCGGACAGCGGATACATGGGTCTTTGAGGTCGACGCCGAACACGATCTTGGAAAAGCAGTTCGCGTTCCCTCAACTGTACGGGCCGTGATTCGTTCCCGGTTGTATCGCCTCAGCCCCAATGCGTTCACGCTGCTGACAGCCGGAGCCATTCTAGAACACCGGATCACCTTCGAGCGCCTGTGCATTATCTCCAATGTGACCGAAGACGAGGGATTGCCTGCTCTGGACGAATTAGTCAGTGGCCGATTCCTGCTCGAAGCAGGGCAGCATGGTACCGCAGGCGCCTATGCCTTCGCGAATGATATGATCCGTGACGTTGTTTATACCGAAGCGGGGGATGCACGCCGTCGACTTTTCCACAGGCGGACATTGGACGTCCTCAAAGCTACCAAGGACTCAGCGGCGGTGCTGGCTCACCACGCGCTTGCTGCCGGGCTGACCGAGGCTGCATTCCGACACGGGTTAGCGGCGGGGCAGGAAGCGCTGCGCGTCGGAGCCACAAACGATGCAATTGCTCATTTCGAGAAGGCGCGTCAACTGGATCGGGAGGGAACGTTTGCTGGTGCGGAGCTGGAGTCGCACAGACGCGATTTGTACTTGCAGTTGGGCCGGGCTTACGAACTGGGCGGCCAGCACGAGCAAGCGTTGGTCAATTATACTGAATTAGAGCGGCTGACACCAAACCAAAAGAACTCTGACACAACAATCGATTGCTAG
- a CDS encoding SH3 domain-containing protein: MIFLAQEQAPRVPQELSTYTVDEHFPGFTCTTIYEPGILVLVESLPDDTSQPENSSILSDGCDVTTLYIINLRAEPDLDGEVLAELPHSQTYPALDHVPGWYRISVDGVEGWVSDACVSAEDDCPAQ, translated from the coding sequence ATGATCTTCCTGGCACAGGAGCAGGCCCCGCGCGTGCCGCAGGAGCTTTCGACCTATACGGTGGACGAACACTTCCCAGGCTTTACCTGCACGACCATTTACGAGCCGGGCATCCTTGTATTGGTAGAATCGCTACCGGACGACACTAGTCAGCCCGAAAACAGCAGCATCCTGTCCGATGGTTGCGATGTGACCACACTTTATATCATAAATCTGCGTGCAGAGCCGGATCTTGATGGGGAAGTACTCGCGGAACTGCCGCACAGCCAGACCTATCCAGCGCTTGACCACGTCCCCGGCTGGTATCGTATATCAGTCGATGGCGTAGAGGGGTGGGTAAGTGACGCCTGTGTAAGCGCGGAGGACGACTGTCCCGCACAGTAA
- a CDS encoding ABC transporter substrate-binding protein translates to MLRRKTLLSIVSLSLLLTLVISLVPASAQDDKPYAGTTITFAAQFHASVEGLKPLISEFEEATGIKVVVDEYPYPDIITAQEVSYSAGNATFDVGMMDPLILGTWFSAGWIEPLDEYMANEDLTDAALVNIDDFLAKAMIMMHDPSTDQLMGLPYYAESIELMYRKDLFEAAGIEPPQTMEELAAAAAALDDPDNGVVGISLRGDRGAGLNVYIFTSFLRAFGGDYFDADMKPVLDSPEAIEAAAYYGKLLQDSGFPGPADIGWEATLTNMQQGNVAMIIDATVFGGSLEDPEQSLVAGNVGYAMVPEGPAGRAPALSAWGMFIPKDSENKEAAWQFIQWATSEDIQLRSALLGPRSDVTRTSVWQSPEFIEMKSSWGNWSEVTLESLEESVPEYRPRIPNWTEVGDRLGVALSEIISGQRSAEDAMTEANEDITQLMIDAGLYTP, encoded by the coding sequence ATGTTACGACGAAAGACGCTCCTGTCCATTGTGTCACTCAGTCTGTTGCTTACCCTGGTCATCTCTCTGGTTCCCGCCTCGGCACAAGACGACAAACCCTATGCAGGTACGACGATCACATTCGCGGCGCAGTTCCACGCCTCCGTGGAGGGCCTTAAGCCGCTGATCTCCGAATTTGAAGAAGCTACCGGCATCAAAGTCGTCGTTGACGAGTACCCCTACCCCGACATCATTACCGCGCAGGAAGTATCCTACTCGGCGGGCAATGCCACGTTTGACGTGGGCATGATGGACCCGCTGATCCTGGGCACGTGGTTCAGCGCCGGGTGGATCGAGCCGCTCGACGAGTACATGGCTAACGAAGACCTGACCGACGCCGCTCTGGTGAACATCGATGACTTCCTGGCGAAGGCTATGATCATGATGCACGACCCGTCCACCGACCAGTTGATGGGCCTGCCCTACTACGCGGAAAGCATCGAGCTGATGTACCGAAAGGACCTGTTCGAAGCGGCGGGCATCGAACCGCCCCAGACAATGGAAGAACTGGCTGCGGCTGCGGCTGCGCTCGACGACCCGGATAACGGCGTCGTGGGCATCTCCCTGCGCGGCGACCGCGGCGCGGGCCTGAACGTCTACATCTTCACCAGCTTCCTGCGCGCCTTCGGTGGCGACTACTTCGACGCGGACATGAAGCCGGTGCTCGACTCACCCGAAGCGATCGAAGCGGCGGCCTACTATGGCAAGCTGCTGCAGGACTCTGGCTTCCCCGGTCCGGCGGACATCGGCTGGGAAGCGACCCTGACCAACATGCAGCAGGGCAACGTCGCCATGATCATCGACGCGACCGTGTTCGGCGGCTCGCTGGAAGATCCTGAGCAGTCGCTTGTGGCCGGGAACGTTGGCTACGCGATGGTCCCCGAAGGCCCGGCGGGCCGCGCCCCAGCGCTGTCAGCGTGGGGCATGTTCATCCCCAAGGATTCCGAGAACAAGGAAGCCGCGTGGCAGTTCATTCAGTGGGCAACCAGTGAAGACATCCAGCTGCGCAGCGCCCTGCTCGGCCCGCGCAGCGACGTCACTCGCACGTCGGTGTGGCAAAGTCCGGAATTCATTGAGATGAAGTCTAGCTGGGGCAACTGGTCTGAGGTGACGCTCGAATCGCTGGAAGAAAGCGTGCCTGAGTATCGTCCGCGTATCCCGAACTGGACCGAGGTCGGTGATCGGCTGGGCGTTGCGCTGTCCGAGATCATCTCTGGCCAGCGGTCGGCAGAGGATGCCATGACCGAAGCCAATGAAGATATCACCCAACTCATGATCGACGCAGGGCTGTACACGCCCTAA
- a CDS encoding carbohydrate ABC transporter permease, with protein MNAVPTSMQQDVGFVQRPKPKRNYTLILMLLPAVLFLLVMSIYPTVRLVQMSLTNMHLLRLDQTHYVGLQNFQRLVDDKTILNSFKFTAMFVGVGVSTQFVLGLSIALFLDSLRWGKNIFRIIAFAPMMVPPVVVGITWRLLYDPQLGLISYYLNEIFGTGRIAWLGDPAIARWAVIIIDVWQWTPFLAMIYLAGLQSIPVDYYEAAQIDGANGIQTLFRVTIPLLKPILIIGLLFRVIDSIKTFDLIYTTTKGGPGTLTEVFSFKVFQTMFTNYRAGYAAALSLVMLVIVTLISKWLVGKIR; from the coding sequence ATGAACGCAGTCCCGACCTCGATGCAGCAAGATGTCGGCTTTGTGCAGCGTCCTAAACCAAAGCGGAATTATACCTTAATTTTGATGCTGCTTCCGGCAGTGCTCTTCCTGCTTGTCATGTCGATTTATCCCACGGTACGACTGGTGCAGATGTCGCTCACCAACATGCACCTGCTGCGGCTGGATCAGACGCATTACGTTGGCCTGCAAAACTTCCAGCGCCTGGTGGACGACAAGACGATTCTGAACAGCTTCAAGTTTACCGCGATGTTCGTCGGCGTGGGCGTTTCTACGCAGTTCGTCCTGGGGCTGTCGATCGCGCTGTTTCTGGACAGCCTGCGGTGGGGCAAAAATATCTTCCGCATCATCGCCTTCGCGCCGATGATGGTTCCCCCGGTGGTAGTCGGCATCACGTGGCGGCTGCTCTACGATCCGCAGCTCGGCCTTATCAGCTACTATCTTAACGAGATTTTCGGGACGGGGCGCATCGCATGGCTGGGCGATCCGGCCATCGCGCGGTGGGCAGTTATTATCATCGACGTCTGGCAGTGGACGCCGTTCCTCGCCATGATTTACCTCGCGGGACTGCAATCGATCCCGGTGGATTATTACGAAGCGGCCCAGATCGACGGCGCGAATGGCATCCAGACCCTGTTCCGCGTGACGATCCCGCTGCTGAAGCCGATCCTCATCATCGGCCTGCTGTTCCGCGTCATCGACTCGATCAAGACGTTCGACCTCATTTACACCACGACCAAAGGCGGCCCCGGCACGCTGACCGAGGTCTTCAGCTTCAAGGTCTTCCAGACGATGTTTACCAACTACCGGGCGGGGTACGCGGCGGCGCTGTCCCTGGTCATGCTGGTCATCGTCACCCTGATCAGCAAGTGGCTCGTGGGCAAGATCCGGTGA
- a CDS encoding carbohydrate ABC transporter permease yields the protein MTTTFMDSNAGYRLRRTTRTGLKLIGLIVLSFWSLSPIVWVFSTSIKTKVEAFALPPKVFFHPTLEHYRILFDQYGFQTLLRNSTIVAGGSTLIAITLGTLAAYSLSRMVFKRNNDVQFWILSMRMLPPVTVLLPFFILWSNLGMLATFVPLIAMHVLMNLPMAIWIMKSFFDDLPIETEEAALIDGCTPFGVFRHVSLRLASPGIVATSALLLLQSWNEFLFALILTSKATRTASVSLAQFITTSGTKWGEITAASTLVMLPPLIFIIFMQRYLVRGLTAGAVK from the coding sequence ATGACGACGACATTCATGGATTCGAACGCCGGCTACCGGCTGCGCCGCACCACGCGGACGGGACTGAAGCTCATCGGCCTGATCGTGCTGAGCTTCTGGTCGCTGTCGCCTATCGTATGGGTGTTCTCGACCTCGATCAAAACGAAGGTCGAAGCCTTCGCGCTGCCGCCGAAGGTGTTCTTCCATCCCACGCTGGAGCATTACCGCATCCTGTTCGACCAGTATGGCTTTCAGACGCTGCTGCGTAACAGCACCATCGTCGCCGGGGGCAGCACGCTGATTGCCATCACGCTCGGCACGCTGGCCGCCTACAGCCTGTCGCGGATGGTCTTTAAGCGCAACAATGACGTCCAGTTCTGGATTCTGAGCATGCGTATGCTGCCGCCCGTGACGGTGCTGCTGCCCTTCTTCATCCTGTGGTCGAATTTGGGGATGCTCGCCACGTTCGTGCCGCTGATCGCCATGCACGTGCTGATGAACCTGCCAATGGCGATCTGGATCATGAAGAGTTTCTTCGACGACCTGCCCATCGAGACGGAAGAGGCCGCGCTCATCGACGGCTGTACCCCATTCGGCGTGTTCCGGCACGTGTCGCTGCGGCTGGCGTCGCCGGGCATCGTCGCGACATCCGCGCTGCTGCTGCTGCAATCGTGGAACGAATTCCTGTTCGCCCTGATCCTGACCAGTAAAGCGACGCGCACCGCCTCGGTGAGTCTGGCGCAGTTCATCACCACGTCGGGAACCAAATGGGGCGAAATTACGGCGGCCAGCACCCTGGTGATGCTGCCTCCGCTGATCTTCATCATCTTCATGCAGCGCTATCTGGTGCGCGGACTGACGGCTGGCGCGGTGAAATAG